In Streptomyces nojiriensis, one genomic interval encodes:
- a CDS encoding NAD-dependent epimerase/dehydratase family protein, giving the protein MSFHVVIGYGPAGAATARLLAEQGRTVRVVTRSGRSPEPGIEHVALDASDSRRLADAVQGAAAIHSCAAPPYHRWAADWPPLASSLCAAAEATGAVLVMLGNLYGYGPVDGPMTEELPLAATGTKGRVRAAVWERARELHEQGRIRAVEVRASDFFGPGVTDGGHLAARVVPPLLRGKPVTTLGDPDAPHSWTYLPDVARTLVEVAGEERAWGRAWHVPTQPARSVREMVERLCSQAGTGPVAVRGLPSAVVGVAALFSPLIRELKEIRYQFDRPFVVNSSAYEAAFAVRSTPVDEQVKATVEWWRERLAAGDRHG; this is encoded by the coding sequence GTGAGCTTCCATGTCGTCATAGGTTATGGACCCGCCGGCGCCGCGACCGCCCGGCTCCTCGCCGAACAGGGCCGTACCGTAAGGGTCGTCACCAGATCGGGCCGAAGCCCGGAACCCGGGATCGAACACGTCGCGCTGGACGCGTCGGACAGCCGGCGGCTGGCCGACGCCGTGCAGGGCGCGGCGGCGATCCACAGCTGCGCCGCACCGCCCTACCACCGCTGGGCGGCCGACTGGCCGCCGCTGGCCTCGTCGCTCTGCGCCGCGGCCGAGGCGACCGGGGCCGTCCTGGTCATGCTGGGGAACCTCTACGGCTACGGCCCGGTGGACGGCCCCATGACCGAGGAACTGCCGCTCGCCGCCACCGGTACCAAGGGGCGGGTCCGCGCCGCGGTCTGGGAGCGGGCGCGGGAACTGCACGAGCAGGGCCGGATCAGGGCGGTCGAGGTACGCGCCTCGGACTTCTTCGGACCCGGCGTCACCGATGGCGGCCACCTGGCCGCCCGCGTCGTGCCGCCGCTGCTGCGCGGCAAGCCGGTCACCACGCTGGGGGACCCGGACGCCCCGCACAGCTGGACCTATCTCCCCGATGTCGCCCGGACGCTGGTCGAGGTCGCGGGCGAGGAGCGCGCCTGGGGGCGTGCCTGGCACGTCCCGACCCAGCCGGCCCGGTCCGTACGGGAGATGGTCGAGCGGCTCTGCTCCCAGGCGGGAACGGGACCGGTCGCCGTGCGCGGACTCCCGTCCGCCGTGGTCGGCGTGGCGGCGCTCTTCTCCCCGCTGATCCGCGAACTGAAGGAGATCCGCTACCAGTTCGACCGTCCGTTCGTCGTGAATTCGAGCGCCTACGAGGCGGCGTTCGCGGTACGGTCCACCCCCGTCGACGAGCAGGTCAAGGCGACCGTGGAATGGTGGCGCGAACGGCTCGCGGCCGGTGACCGACACGGGTGA